One Senegalimassilia faecalis genomic window, AACGTGATCTCTTGGCAGTCCGCCGGTACCGTCGGCTTCAAGGGCTCTCGTAAGTCCACGCCGTTTGCCGCGCAGATGGCTGCTGAGGCTGCCGCCAAGACGGCTATGGAGCACGGCCTGAAGAAGGTCGCCGTGTACGTGAAGGGCCCGGGTTCTGGTCGCGAGACCGCTATCCGTTCCCTGCAGGCGACCGGCCTGGAAGTTTCCAGCATTCAGGACTGCACCCCCATCCCGCACAACGGCTGCCGCCCCAAGAAGCGTCGTCGCGTGTAACTGAAAGGATCTATTTACTATGGCTATCAATAGAACTCCGGTTCTTAAGCGCTGCCGCCAGCTGGGCCTGGATCCCGTCGTGCTGGGTTACAGCAGCAACAAAACCTCCAAGCGCGAGCC contains:
- the rpsK gene encoding 30S ribosomal protein S11 translates to MATKKNVRTRIKRSERKNIAVGAAHIKSTFNNTIVSITDPQGNVISWQSAGTVGFKGSRKSTPFAAQMAAEAAAKTAMEHGLKKVAVYVKGPGSGRETAIRSLQATGLEVSSIQDCTPIPHNGCRPKKRRRV